One Fuerstiella marisgermanici DNA window includes the following coding sequences:
- a CDS encoding Gfo/Idh/MocA family protein, producing MSEPNATRRTFLQTTAAAAGTLAATAYVSGDEAKKSPKDKLRIAVIGCGGRGGSNLKGVSSEEIVALCDVNQQNLSRAKDAHPKARTVIDYRHLYDNADDFDAVVVSTPEHTHAFATLPALQLGKHVYCEKPLTHSVYEARVIREAAVKAGVATQMGTQIHAGDNYRRAVEIVHSGAIGPVRECHVWVDRAWGRQSKADAERNNDRVYAEERPTTADPIPEGLNWDLWLGPAPYRPFNNVYFPGSKWYRWWDFGNGTMSDLGSHWIDLAFWALKLESPLTIEASGPPPHAEIAPASMQVKYEYGARGDMPAVDVHWYQGDNKPKIWTDGKIPQWRSGVLFVGDNGMLLSDYGKHMILLDQKVQEFQRPEPFIPKSLGHHAEWIHAAKTGAPTTCNFEYAGWLTEANHLGNVAYRTGKKLEWDAAAMKATNAPEADQFIRREYRDGWSLT from the coding sequence ATGTCCGAGCCCAACGCCACTCGACGAACGTTTCTACAAACCACAGCCGCTGCGGCCGGCACACTGGCGGCCACTGCTTATGTTAGTGGCGACGAAGCAAAAAAATCGCCCAAAGATAAACTCCGGATTGCAGTCATCGGTTGCGGGGGTCGAGGCGGCAGTAATCTGAAGGGCGTGTCGTCCGAAGAGATTGTTGCTCTTTGCGACGTCAATCAGCAGAACCTCAGCCGTGCCAAAGACGCTCATCCGAAGGCACGCACGGTGATTGACTATCGACACCTTTACGACAACGCGGACGACTTTGATGCCGTGGTGGTCAGCACGCCGGAGCACACTCATGCGTTTGCCACCTTGCCTGCGTTGCAGTTGGGCAAGCACGTCTATTGCGAAAAGCCTCTGACTCACAGTGTGTATGAAGCGCGCGTGATTCGCGAAGCGGCCGTGAAAGCGGGCGTGGCTACTCAAATGGGAACTCAGATTCATGCCGGCGATAACTACCGTCGCGCCGTCGAGATTGTGCATTCCGGTGCGATTGGTCCCGTACGGGAATGTCACGTTTGGGTTGATCGAGCGTGGGGACGCCAGTCCAAGGCCGACGCAGAACGCAACAACGATCGCGTGTACGCGGAAGAACGACCGACAACAGCTGATCCAATTCCAGAAGGTTTAAACTGGGATCTGTGGCTTGGCCCGGCTCCATATCGGCCGTTCAATAACGTGTACTTTCCAGGCTCGAAGTGGTACCGCTGGTGGGACTTTGGCAACGGCACCATGTCGGACCTCGGCAGCCACTGGATCGACCTGGCCTTCTGGGCTCTGAAACTGGAATCACCGCTGACGATCGAAGCGAGTGGCCCGCCGCCGCATGCAGAGATCGCTCCGGCTTCGATGCAGGTGAAATACGAATACGGAGCTCGCGGCGACATGCCAGCCGTCGATGTCCATTGGTATCAGGGCGACAACAAGCCGAAGATCTGGACGGACGGAAAGATTCCTCAATGGCGCAGCGGCGTCTTGTTTGTCGGCGACAACGGCATGCTGCTTTCTGATTACGGCAAGCACATGATTTTGCTGGATCAGAAGGTTCAGGAATTCCAACGGCCGGAACCCTTCATTCCAAAGTCGCTTGGCCACCACGCCGAATGGATTCACGCTGCAAAAACCGGCGCGCCAACGACCTGCAACTTTGAGTATGCCGGTTGGCTGACTGAGGCGAATCATCTGGGCAACGTGGCCTACCGCACCGGCAAGAAGCTGGAATGGGATGCGGCTGCGATGAAGGCCACAAACGCGCCGGAAGCGGATCAGTTCATCCGTCGTGAATACCGTGACGGCTGGAGCTTGACGTAA
- a CDS encoding sialidase family protein, whose product MSLRVRICTLFSVLLWLHVGFAPLAEAAPPVLLLQEPLTNSEPPARRMGYAIMRMPDGTFAFYDRYRPESGPLRMPDRNGRVHSLSPGLPDRVLSDPSIMNSGVLNNPQVILTPDSNVVSMQVRREALTSEQAAEIGLRSYLDVWMQTAGPEGVPEPKMIWRGYNGSQMEYQQLKNGRLLVPFGSMQPHARPEPPTGRHKTVIQYSDDGGATWHESPSKLTAACYANFNGLNEGACEPAIEELSDGRLWMLMRTSAGFLYESFSSDNGTTWTKATASRFHTSTGPPNIMRHSNGWLVVTWNNCEMPPRANGDGVYGGRDALHMAVSDDDGKTWRGFREIYLDHRRNDNPAKSGDRGTAYPLGAFTDDGRIVILAGQGAGGRNAIVIDPEWIEETQAATDFSNGLEDWSVYKHHGPARGWWRARAVGCEVVSSPTDAASRCLHVRKPDELPADGATWNFPNGWTGSLTTRIMLPAGSQGGILSLNDRMFDPSNDYGEQFSVFRLELRSDAILNHAIRPGQWHDVVLKWDLAAAECRVLVDGMPAGTLPLNNATLNGISYVRFRSSATSLDAAGFLVDSVKVQIDTPHAPECSTQDRIQQEQRYVQRVVPTWAIGE is encoded by the coding sequence ATGAGTCTTCGGGTTCGGATCTGCACGCTGTTTTCTGTTCTGCTGTGGCTACATGTTGGGTTCGCGCCGCTGGCCGAGGCGGCTCCTCCGGTGCTGCTGCTGCAGGAACCGTTGACGAATTCGGAGCCGCCAGCGCGACGCATGGGTTATGCCATCATGCGGATGCCCGACGGTACCTTCGCGTTTTATGACCGTTATCGACCAGAGAGCGGTCCGCTGCGAATGCCTGATCGAAACGGCAGGGTCCACTCGCTGTCGCCAGGTCTGCCGGATCGAGTCCTCAGCGATCCTTCGATCATGAACAGCGGGGTTCTGAACAATCCTCAGGTGATTCTGACGCCTGATAGCAATGTTGTCAGCATGCAGGTTCGACGTGAAGCTCTGACTTCCGAACAGGCTGCAGAGATCGGTTTGCGAAGTTATCTGGACGTGTGGATGCAGACAGCCGGGCCCGAAGGAGTGCCGGAACCGAAAATGATCTGGCGCGGGTACAATGGGTCGCAGATGGAATATCAGCAGTTGAAGAATGGTCGGCTGCTGGTGCCATTCGGAAGTATGCAGCCGCATGCCAGGCCCGAGCCACCAACGGGGCGCCACAAAACTGTGATTCAGTATTCCGACGACGGTGGAGCAACCTGGCATGAAAGTCCGTCCAAACTGACGGCGGCGTGTTATGCCAACTTCAACGGACTGAATGAAGGTGCCTGTGAACCGGCCATTGAAGAACTCAGCGATGGCCGCCTGTGGATGTTGATGAGAACATCGGCTGGATTCCTGTACGAATCATTTTCCAGTGACAACGGCACGACCTGGACGAAGGCGACCGCCAGTCGATTTCACACGTCCACGGGACCGCCGAATATTATGCGTCACAGCAACGGCTGGCTGGTCGTCACATGGAACAATTGCGAAATGCCTCCGCGCGCGAACGGCGATGGCGTCTACGGTGGTCGAGATGCGTTGCACATGGCCGTGTCGGATGACGACGGGAAGACCTGGCGTGGTTTTCGTGAGATCTATCTGGATCATCGGCGCAACGACAATCCAGCAAAATCGGGAGACCGTGGCACGGCGTATCCGCTGGGTGCCTTCACGGACGACGGCAGGATCGTCATCCTGGCAGGGCAGGGGGCTGGCGGACGCAACGCGATCGTGATTGACCCGGAGTGGATCGAAGAAACTCAGGCCGCAACCGATTTTTCGAACGGGCTAGAGGATTGGTCCGTGTACAAACATCACGGACCCGCCAGGGGCTGGTGGCGAGCTCGAGCGGTCGGCTGCGAGGTGGTCAGCAGCCCAACCGATGCTGCATCTCGTTGTCTGCATGTTCGGAAGCCAGACGAACTGCCGGCGGATGGGGCGACATGGAACTTTCCCAACGGCTGGACGGGTTCACTGACGACACGGATCATGCTGCCCGCAGGCTCGCAGGGAGGAATCTTGTCTTTGAATGATCGCATGTTCGATCCATCGAACGACTACGGAGAACAATTTTCCGTGTTTCGTCTCGAACTGCGATCGGACGCGATTTTGAACCACGCGATTCGGCCCGGGCAGTGGCACGATGTCGTATTGAAATGGGACCTGGCAGCGGCCGAATGCCGCGTGCTGGTCGACGGAATGCCAGCGGGTACACTGCCGCTGAACAACGCGACGTTGAACGGCATCAGTTACGTGCGTTTTCGGTCGTCTGCGACGTCGCTGGACGCGGCCGGTTTTCTGGTGGACTCGGTCAAGGTTCAGATCGACACACCGCATGCACCGGAATGTTCTACTCAGGACCGGATTCAACAGGAACAGCGCTATGTGCAACGCGTGGTCCCGACGTGGGCAATAGGCGAGTAG